ATTGCCGGTCCCAGATAAGGTACAATCGCTGTACAGGCAGCGGCAATAGCAAGCACCAGTGAATACTCGAGTCCGATAATTAAATATCCTACATACAGCAGAGCCCCGATACAGCAGCTTACTATGATTTGTCCGCGTATGTAAGACGCCACTTGACTGTTCATTTCTGACATCACCATTTGGGTCTGCGGCTGCAGCCTTGTTGGGACGAATTTCAGTATGAAATCCGGCAATCTTTTTCCATCCCGAAGCAGGTAAAATAAGATAAACGGAGTAGTGATTACCGCCAAAACGATCTCCGTAAGCGTCCCCACAAAGTTACCGACACCGTTCAGCGCATTGTTCAGGAACGTCGTAACCCAAGTTGTAACCCGGCTAGTAATATCGGTGACGTCAGTGCCAACATTTTGCTGAATTTTATCGAACAATTCGCTTCCTGTAAGGCTGATGAACTCCTCTTGTATCTGGTTACTGTACCTTGGGAAGTTATCAATGAGTCCAAGGAGCTGGCTGCGAATCATAGGAATAACTGTTAACAGAAACAATGTAATAATACCGGCTATAACGAGATATAGACTAATAATTCCATAAATGCGCTTTACTTTACTTCTCTTTTCCAACCGGTCCACCAGCGGATTGAGCAAGTAATAAGCGATGCCTGATAGAAGCATGGGTGCAGCAACCGTGTGGAGCAATACAGATATAGGCTCAAAGATGAAGGGTACTTTTGAAAACACCAGAACGTTAATTCCTATTAACAGTAATATAAGTAAAAACACAACGAATCTATTGTTCAAAAAAAACTTTTTGAACTTCTCCGGCCACACTTGCAGCCTCTCCATTTCTCTAGCCCCCTTAAATCAAGCACTTAGTTGTATAAAATAAGCGTTGCTATTATATGTCTAAACAGCATAGTCAACATAAGGACCGCAAGTCAAATTTTTCAGGGGCATTCATCCATTCGTTTGCCTTAATCAAATTTAATTTCCGCCATCTTGCCCTTCTCAACAAAACCTATCGACTGATAAACCTTATTCGAATCCGGATTTTTGGCATCTGCATAAAGCATCGGAGTGACGTTCTCTCGAAGCAGCATCTCACAGATCTCAGCCACAGTTGCACTGGCGTACCCTCGCTTACGATAAGCTCGCGGTGTATATACTTCGTTAATACGGCCATGACTAACACTTCGATGGGCTATTTTTGCCATAGAGACCGGGGTATCCTTCACCATCCATAAGTATAAGTGACCGGATCGGGCTGCTTCTTCTGCCATAGAGAGGAAATTTTGCGGAGTAGCCGGCATTCCAAACGCATCCTCAGAGAATCCTGCCATAAATTCAGCAATTATTTCGGAGTGCTCCTCATTCGCTTGCAGCAGATTCCCATCGACATTCTCAGGCTTGATTAACACCTGACAGTGATAGGATACCAGTATCATTTTCGTATGGAAGGATGTTTCTCTACCCTCGCAAAAAGATTCTGCGAATAACCTCGCCGTACTGGGTTCCGCAGTTATTCCCGGAAAGGCCGTGCCCTTTACATGTTGCACAAGGTCTTCTATCCGAAGCTTCCATTGATCAGACTCTAACTCCCTAGAAACCCATAACCAAGGATTATAACCCTTTGATTGCGTGAAGATCAGTTGATCATCGACGGATTTAATCTTGAGAGAATCTTCAAACCTACTAATCATGTGGATCAGATTATGTTCAAGTTCATCCTTTACGAAAGCCTCGCTACGCAGAACTCTATCATCAGCAGTATATTTCTCAAACATAATAGCCCCCCTGAAAATTCCTATCCTTCAATCATAATCCTCTTCTTCCTAAAAATAAACAGCCTAAGCGCCGAAAGATCTCCGATGCTTAAGCTGTAGGTCATGAGTCCATATATTGTGAGAATTCCATACCTTATTTGCTGACTAATTTTGAATCCAAGGTTAGATTAAGGACCTTCCCATTCTGTGTCCGAATTGTGATCTCATGATCACATACTTCGACGTTTAACCGCTCATTGGGTTGATCCAACAGGTTTGTGCCTGCGGCTTGACCCGGTTCACCATAGATAGCAGCAACAAGCCAATGCGTTCCGGGTGAGAGTGAGGCTAGAAGCGTTGGAATTACAGTGCGCGGCTGCAGAATGTTGGTGTTCGTATGCGGGCGGATAAGCTGAGCTTCATTATATCCAGCCAGATTGAGAATCCCGCTTCCTCCAAGACTGCAAAGAGCGGTAATTCCAGGTCCATTTTCCGGTTTAATCTCCCTAAGATCAGGTTCAATACTTAAGGCAAAACCTCCCTCAGCGGCTTCCAAGGACCTCGCTGTCTGCACTCGGTGAATGCGGATATGCCAAGGGAGACCTGCCACGACCCAGGTTTGTACTTCTACATCCGACCAGGGCTTCCATTTTGCAAAGAGGACATTGTCTTCGATCTGCGATACTTCATTCTGTCTTCTCACCCGGAATAGATTATCACCGGCCTCGCTTAGGGCCAGCATGGAGTCGAATGCTCCCTGGGCAAGTCCCCATTCCGAACGCGGTACGCTGAAGCCAAAAGCCGTTGAATACGCAAACTTCTCATATTTGGCCGAGGTGTGTGTATGTTCGTTTGTCGTAAGATGGCCGCTGTTAAAGGCTGTTACATGTCCGGTTTCATTTTGCCGGCAAATTACCAGGTGTGCGGGCTTTTGTACAGATAATTCTGCCTGTTCAGGAAGAGGCAGCTCTTCCGACTGCCAGAAGAGATGATCATCCGGCAGTGCCAACGGAAGAAATGCCTTCATCGCCCAATAAGGAGAACCCGGTGAATTATAATTCTCGGCCATTACTAGATTAGGATAGGTATACCCTATGGTTAGAACCCCTTCTGCATCAAATATCCCCTGCTGAAACCACCATCTTAAATTACGAAGGATAAGTCCCTTTAGAACTCCGGGGGATAAGACATCTACTTCGGCGTAGGCAAGCGCCCCCCAGAAGGCAGACTGCGAAAATCGGTAGGCGAGGCTTCTTCCATAGGGAAGTGCGGAGCCGTCCCGTGCAAACCACTGAAGGAACTCTACTGCGAACCTGCCCGCCCGTTCCTTGAACAATTGAGCCCGCACGGGGTCCTCGTCTCCCATAAGTCTGGCATATAACAGACCGTAATAGTGGAGAGCAAACGGAACATAATAATCGATATGTCCGCCGACACCGTCACTGTACCAGCCCTCGAATAAATAAAAATCATCGATCCTCCGCAGATTGCGCTCCAGCTGCTCGGCATCATAGTCAAGACCAGCTTTGCGGAACCCCATGTTGACCAATATATTAAAAAAGAGCCAATTGCAGTCATAACATGGATGCGAATTGATTTGATTCAGCCATTGATAGAGATTGGAACGCTCCGCTTCATTCAGCGGCCCCCAAATCCGTTCTGGAATCAAGGACAAGCCGTAACCAAACGCCGCCATTTCAACTAGACGCTGATCATAATCCGCAACCTCTCCCCAATACTCTGTATGCTCGGGGTTGGTTCCGTTACGTATGCCTTCCAAACACCAGTCCCAGTGCTCATCTTCTCCCCCTCCTGCCACTAAAGGGACGATTCCCCATAGAACCCGAGAGAAGCCTTCCATCTCTGCAATGGAGGGACCATAATGAACACCTGTTCTTCCCAGTCTCAAACGAGCACGACCCTCGCTGTAATAGGGTTTCAGAGGATTTATAAGCTGCCGACAAGCTTCCTGTAAATCGGCCTTGGTAATTAGCGGATTCGTTGTGATTGTTCCCCTTTGGTTACTCATCCTCACCACTCCACTCCTAATCGTTATACGAAGCTGTGCTCCGCTTCCGTTAGTTGCATTCTGCGCAACTATTTCAGGCTCAACAAGCAGAAATCTCAGTTTAGTTGCATATTCTGCAATTAAACTTCCAGAATGAAGCCTTACACGCCAAAAATTCAGAATATAATTGCAGAAAGTGCAGTTATATTCTTTTAGTCGAAGTAAAAGGTAAATATAGATGTACTTTGTGCAATTAAACCAGCTTACTCCCAGTAAAACGGGCCTTTGTCCTTCAGACGGGCCAAGCCTTCGACATAGAAAAAATCCCCGTAGATCAAAGGTACGTCAATGTTCTGTCCGGCCGGATAGTTGCTTGTACCGTGGAGAATCATCCCTTCCTCAGCGTCATTTCCCCAAGTCCCGTAATTGCGATACAAAGACTCCAAAATTTTGGTTGCAGGCTCACGGTATACAGGAGCCTCTAACTCTCCGACTTTATCGGCTAAGAGGAGTAAACCGCTTGCGGCACAGGCACCCGCCGAGGAATCGCGGAAATCTCTCTCTTCAAGCGGTGCCCGAAAATCCCAATGAGGCACATGATCCTCTGGCAAACGAGCTAAAAAGAAATGAGCGACTTTCTGAGCCGCATAAAGATACTCTAACTTGTCTGTGTGGTGGTAGGCTAAGGTCAGCCCGTAAATGGCCCAAGCCGTTCCCCGGGACCATGCGGAGTCTGCAGCATACCCTTGACCGCCAATCCCTTCAATGAACTCTCCAGTCTCCGAATCAAAGCGAACAATATGATACACTGAGCCGTCCGGACGAATAAAGTGCTTCACCACAGTATCCATATGCGATTCAGCTATATGACGGTAACGCGGATCCCCACTGACTTCCGAAGCCCAGAATAGGAGAGGCATGTTCATAGCACAGTCGATAATGGCATAACCCCGGTTATCTTCACCTTCGAACCATGGATTCCACGCCCGAATAAAGCTCCCCTTCAAATTGAATCGGGCGGCCAGAAAATTCGCAGCTTTCATTGCTCTGACCTTCGAAATTTCATTCCCAAGCAATTTATAGGATGCTACGCTAGTCAAGGTCCACATAAAACCAAGATCATGATCCAGACGGACATAT
Above is a window of Paenibacillus wynnii DNA encoding:
- a CDS encoding DUF2264 domain-containing protein → MSNQRGTITTNPLITKADLQEACRQLINPLKPYYSEGRARLRLGRTGVHYGPSIAEMEGFSRVLWGIVPLVAGGGEDEHWDWCLEGIRNGTNPEHTEYWGEVADYDQRLVEMAAFGYGLSLIPERIWGPLNEAERSNLYQWLNQINSHPCYDCNWLFFNILVNMGFRKAGLDYDAEQLERNLRRIDDFYLFEGWYSDGVGGHIDYYVPFALHYYGLLYARLMGDEDPVRAQLFKERAGRFAVEFLQWFARDGSALPYGRSLAYRFSQSAFWGALAYAEVDVLSPGVLKGLILRNLRWWFQQGIFDAEGVLTIGYTYPNLVMAENYNSPGSPYWAMKAFLPLALPDDHLFWQSEELPLPEQAELSVQKPAHLVICRQNETGHVTAFNSGHLTTNEHTHTSAKYEKFAYSTAFGFSVPRSEWGLAQGAFDSMLALSEAGDNLFRVRRQNEVSQIEDNVLFAKWKPWSDVEVQTWVVAGLPWHIRIHRVQTARSLEAAEGGFALSIEPDLREIKPENGPGITALCSLGGSGILNLAGYNEAQLIRPHTNTNILQPRTVIPTLLASLSPGTHWLVAAIYGEPGQAAGTNLLDQPNERLNVEVCDHEITIRTQNGKVLNLTLDSKLVSK
- a CDS encoding AI-2E family transporter, which translates into the protein MERLQVWPEKFKKFFLNNRFVVFLLILLLIGINVLVFSKVPFIFEPISVLLHTVAAPMLLSGIAYYLLNPLVDRLEKRSKVKRIYGIISLYLVIAGIITLFLLTVIPMIRSQLLGLIDNFPRYSNQIQEEFISLTGSELFDKIQQNVGTDVTDITSRVTTWVTTFLNNALNGVGNFVGTLTEIVLAVITTPFILFYLLRDGKRLPDFILKFVPTRLQPQTQMVMSEMNSQVASYIRGQIIVSCCIGALLYVGYLIIGLEYSLVLAIAAACTAIVPYLGPAIAITPALVVAMVTSPFMLLKMIIVWTAVQLIEGKFISPQIMGKSLKIHPITIIFVIIFAGKMFGILGIILAVPGYAVLKVVVTHVYQWFRFRSGLYLQIEEKTEEKKE
- a CDS encoding GNAT family N-acetyltransferase; the protein is MFEKYTADDRVLRSEAFVKDELEHNLIHMISRFEDSLKIKSVDDQLIFTQSKGYNPWLWVSRELESDQWKLRIEDLVQHVKGTAFPGITAEPSTARLFAESFCEGRETSFHTKMILVSYHCQVLIKPENVDGNLLQANEEHSEIIAEFMAGFSEDAFGMPATPQNFLSMAEEAARSGHLYLWMVKDTPVSMAKIAHRSVSHGRINEVYTPRAYRKRGYASATVAEICEMLLRENVTPMLYADAKNPDSNKVYQSIGFVEKGKMAEIKFD
- a CDS encoding glycoside hydrolase family 88 protein, encoding MSTEIKPDWVEEAWKQALEKTLHNSVRIGAGFPHASQGGRYVLEEPYWWTAGFWPGQLWLLFNESRNDTLRTLAEQCEERLDDVLNEYVRLDHDLGFMWTLTSVASYKLLGNEISKVRAMKAANFLAARFNLKGSFIRAWNPWFEGEDNRGYAIIDCAMNMPLLFWASEVSGDPRYRHIAESHMDTVVKHFIRPDGSVYHIVRFDSETGEFIEGIGGQGYAADSAWSRGTAWAIYGLTLAYHHTDKLEYLYAAQKVAHFFLARLPEDHVPHWDFRAPLEERDFRDSSAGACAASGLLLLADKVGELEAPVYREPATKILESLYRNYGTWGNDAEEGMILHGTSNYPAGQNIDVPLIYGDFFYVEGLARLKDKGPFYWE